One Eurosta solidaginis isolate ZX-2024a chromosome 5, ASM4086904v1, whole genome shotgun sequence DNA segment encodes these proteins:
- the LOC137252052 gene encoding protein transport protein Sec24C-like, which translates to MPNPISVIIENQNSAGGAFITNEQGLLPPLVTTKYVVEDQGNSSPRYVRSSLYCIPATADLLKTTALSITLTVSPMPRTVEGKYEPPIVNFGE; encoded by the exons atgccaaatccgataagcgttatcattgaaaatcaaaatagcgctggtggtgcttttattactaatgaacagggtttattaccaccattggtgaccacaaaatatgtggtagaagatcaaggtaactcctcgccacgttacgttag gtcgtctttgtattgcatacctgcaacagctgatttattaaaaacaacagctttgtccattacacttaccgtctcaccaatgccacgcacggttgagggtaaatatgagccacccattgtaaattttggtgaatag
- the LOC137254621 gene encoding protein transport protein Sec24C-like, with translation MPNPISVIIENQNSAGGAFITNEQGLLPPLVTTKYVVEDQGNSSPRYVRPSLYCIPATADLLKTTALSITLTVSPMPRTVEGEYEPPIVNFDAGRRFQSLMCKITTDVSTGYFQHLGHTGQRVDKYECPELVLGTYDFLCKKCLGTDSFQGKPQLISNINASQSMVDAIRTSLGPRSMDKPIVDSSGKATISNDGASSMKLLHIVHPAVKL, from the exons atgccaaatccgataagcgttatcattgaaaatcaaaatagcgctggtggtgcttttattactaatgaacagggtttattaccaccattggtgaccacaaaatatgtggtagaagatcaaggtaactcctcgccacgttacgttag gccgtctttgtattgcatacctgcaacagctgatttattaaaaacaacagctttgtccattacacttaccgtctcaccaatgccacgcacggttgagggtgaatatgagccacccattgtaaattttg atgctggtcgtcgtttccaaagtCTTATGTGTAAAATAACAACAGatg tgtcaACTggatatttccaacatttgggccacaccggacagcgtgtcgataaatatgaatgccctgaacttgtattgggtacatatgactttttgtgtaaaaaatgtttgggtaccgatagctttcaaggtaaacctcaactcatatccaacatcaatgcctcgcaatcaatgGTGGACGCTATACGCACTtcattgggtccacgcagtatggacaagcctattgttgattccagtggtaaggccacaatttcaaatgatggtgcaagCAGTATGAAACTATtgcatattgtgcatccagccgtaaaactctag